The Streptomyces sp. Mut1 genome window below encodes:
- the ggt gene encoding gamma-glutamyltransferase → MRRSVRRNVSLSAILAAVVSVGAAAPSSSAHPAAPPPKSPVAAGYGGAVSSVDADATAAGIEVLRKGGNAVDAAVATAAALGVTEPYSAGLGGGGYFVYYDARTRTVQTIDGRETAPRSADSSLFLENGEPLAFEDAVTSGLGVGTPGTPATWDAALDAWGSTSLRQVLKPAERLARDGFVVDETFRSQTADNEARFRDFPATRKLFLPGGKPPAVGSVFKNPDLARTYEEVGRNGVDELYRGKLADDVVRTVRNPPVDPASDRVVRPGDLTAKDLRSYRALRRAPTKVNYRGLDVYGMAPSSSGGTTVGEALNILESTDLSRVSQEKYLHRYIEASRIAFADRGRWVGDPAFEDVPTKGLLSQRFADARECLIKDDAVLASPLAPGDPRHPGDCRSTGKAAPTTYEGENTTHLTTADKWGNVVAYTLTIEQTGGSGITVPGRGYLLNNELTDFSFAPADPAVHDPNLPGPGKRPRSSISPTIVLRHGQPVLALGSPGGATIITTVLQSLIGTVDRGLPLVDAIAAPRASQRNAAATELEPALWNSPLRSRLESLGHVFKLNPEIGAATGVQRLPDGRWLAAAEKERRGGGSAMVVRPSGRP, encoded by the coding sequence ATGCGACGTTCCGTCAGGCGGAATGTGTCGTTGTCGGCGATTCTCGCCGCCGTTGTGTCGGTCGGGGCCGCTGCCCCGTCCTCGTCCGCCCACCCGGCCGCGCCACCGCCCAAGTCGCCCGTGGCGGCGGGCTACGGGGGCGCGGTCTCCAGCGTCGACGCGGACGCCACGGCCGCCGGGATCGAGGTGCTGCGCAAGGGCGGCAACGCGGTGGACGCCGCGGTGGCGACCGCCGCCGCGCTCGGGGTGACCGAGCCGTATTCGGCGGGACTCGGCGGTGGCGGGTACTTCGTCTACTACGACGCCCGCACCCGTACCGTCCAGACCATCGACGGCCGCGAGACCGCCCCGCGCAGCGCGGACTCCTCCCTCTTCCTGGAGAACGGCGAGCCCCTCGCCTTCGAGGACGCGGTGACCAGTGGGCTCGGGGTCGGCACCCCCGGTACACCCGCCACCTGGGACGCGGCGCTGGACGCCTGGGGGAGCACCTCGCTGCGCCAGGTCCTCAAGCCCGCCGAACGGCTGGCCCGGGACGGGTTCGTCGTGGATGAGACGTTCCGCTCGCAGACCGCGGACAACGAGGCCAGGTTCCGTGACTTCCCGGCCACCCGGAAGCTGTTCCTGCCCGGCGGGAAGCCGCCCGCGGTCGGCTCGGTCTTCAAGAACCCGGACCTGGCCCGCACCTACGAGGAGGTCGGCCGCAACGGGGTCGACGAGCTCTACCGGGGCAAGCTGGCCGACGACGTCGTACGGACCGTGCGCAACCCGCCCGTCGACCCCGCGTCCGACCGGGTCGTGCGGCCGGGCGACCTGACCGCGAAGGACCTGCGCTCCTACCGCGCGCTGCGCCGGGCGCCCACGAAGGTGAACTACCGGGGGCTCGACGTGTACGGCATGGCGCCGTCCTCCTCCGGTGGCACGACGGTGGGCGAGGCCCTCAACATCCTGGAGTCCACGGACCTTTCGCGGGTGAGCCAGGAGAAGTACCTGCACCGCTACATCGAGGCGAGCCGCATCGCGTTCGCCGACCGGGGGCGGTGGGTCGGCGACCCGGCCTTTGAGGACGTACCGACCAAGGGCCTGCTCAGCCAGCGGTTCGCGGACGCCCGGGAGTGCCTGATCAAGGACGACGCGGTGCTGGCGAGCCCGCTCGCCCCGGGCGACCCGCGCCACCCGGGCGACTGCCGGTCCACCGGCAAGGCCGCGCCGACCACGTACGAGGGGGAGAACACCACCCACCTGACGACCGCCGACAAATGGGGCAACGTCGTCGCGTACACCCTGACCATCGAGCAGACCGGCGGCAGCGGCATCACGGTGCCGGGGCGGGGCTACCTGCTCAACAACGAGCTGACCGACTTCTCCTTCGCACCGGCCGACCCGGCCGTCCACGACCCGAACCTGCCGGGACCGGGCAAGCGCCCGCGCTCGTCCATCTCGCCGACCATCGTGCTCCGGCACGGGCAGCCCGTGCTCGCCCTCGGTTCACCCGGCGGGGCCACCATCATCACCACCGTGCTCCAGTCGCTGATCGGCACGGTCGACCGGGGGCTCCCGCTGGTCGACGCCATCGCCGCGCCCCGTGCCAGCCAGCGCAACGCGGCGGCCACCGAGCTCGAACCGGCGCTGTGGAACAGCCCGTTGAGGTCCCGGCTGGAATCCCTGGGCCATGTCTTCAAGCTCAACCCCGAGATCGGGGCGGCGACCGGTGTGCAGCGGCTGCCCGACGGGCGGTGGCTCGCGGCCGCCGAGAAGGAGCGGCGCGGCGGCGGCTCGGCGATGGTGGTGAGGCCGAGCGGGCGGCCCTGA
- a CDS encoding glycoside hydrolase family 75 protein: MRTLALVTASGAALLTAGTPAPATLAVAAGPEAALAAPAPAPRPALSDPRLAPVARIHRAPVRAHRSAPSPSRGRRGPVGAAELLAEVSACTQVSHGEYRTDEGTSATVPVCGMPGAVFWKADMDIDCDGQVTAACDTGTDPSFHGDTAFHTSDGKPLNAEELPYVVVPGRSGVWDYAAAGIRGGGVVAVIHGDKVEYAVVGDVGPERIVGEASYATAKSLGIAPDPRSGGAGSGVTYILFPGSEVSPIEDHGAAVAAGRALAEQFVRG, translated from the coding sequence ATGCGAACGCTTGCCCTTGTCACGGCCTCCGGTGCCGCGCTCCTCACGGCCGGCACACCCGCCCCCGCCACCCTCGCGGTGGCGGCGGGCCCGGAGGCCGCACTCGCCGCCCCCGCGCCGGCGCCCCGTCCCGCCCTGTCGGACCCGCGCCTCGCGCCGGTCGCGCGGATCCACCGGGCGCCCGTCCGGGCGCACCGCTCCGCACCCTCCCCGTCCCGTGGCCGAAGAGGGCCGGTCGGCGCGGCCGAGCTGCTGGCCGAGGTGTCGGCCTGTACGCAGGTGTCGCACGGCGAGTACCGCACGGATGAAGGGACTTCGGCGACCGTCCCGGTCTGCGGTATGCCCGGTGCGGTGTTCTGGAAGGCGGACATGGACATCGACTGCGACGGGCAGGTGACGGCCGCCTGCGACACGGGCACCGATCCGTCCTTCCACGGCGACACCGCGTTCCACACCTCGGACGGCAAACCGCTGAACGCCGAGGAACTGCCGTACGTCGTCGTGCCGGGCCGCAGCGGCGTCTGGGACTACGCGGCGGCCGGGATCAGGGGCGGCGGGGTCGTCGCCGTCATCCACGGCGACAAGGTGGAGTACGCCGTCGTCGGTGACGTCGGCCCGGAGCGGATCGTCGGCGAGGCCTCGTACGCCACGGCGAAGTCCCTCGGCATCGCCCCGGACCCGAGGAGCGGCGGCGCCGGCTCCGGGGTCACGTACATCCTGTTCCCCGGCTCCGAGGTGTCACCGATCGAGGACCACGGCGCGGCCGTGGCGGCGGGACGGGCGCTCGCCGAGCAGTTCGTGCGCGGGTAG
- the map gene encoding type I methionyl aminopeptidase, with the protein MVQLKTDTSIEAMRAAGRVVAQILTAAREAAAIGVTLRELDEVARGVLREAGAGSPFLGYRPHFAPVPFPAVICASVNDAIVHGIPTDYRLRDGDLVSIDAGATLDGWAGDSAISFTVGRARPADTRLIDTAYAALDAGIAAATVGNRIGDIAHAIGTVCRTAGYGIPEGFGGHGVGREMHEDPGVPNEGRPGRGMPLRHGMVLAIEPMLIAGGVDTYRADLDGWTLRSTDGSRAAHAEHTVAITDDGPRILTAL; encoded by the coding sequence ATGGTGCAACTCAAGACGGACACATCCATCGAAGCCATGCGCGCGGCCGGCCGGGTCGTGGCGCAGATACTGACAGCCGCCCGGGAAGCGGCCGCCATCGGCGTCACCCTGCGCGAACTCGACGAGGTGGCGCGCGGGGTGCTGCGCGAGGCGGGCGCCGGCTCGCCGTTCCTCGGATACCGGCCGCACTTCGCCCCGGTCCCCTTCCCTGCGGTCATCTGCGCGTCGGTCAACGACGCGATCGTGCACGGCATCCCGACCGACTACCGGCTGCGCGACGGCGACCTGGTGAGCATCGACGCGGGCGCGACCCTGGACGGCTGGGCCGGCGACTCGGCGATCAGCTTCACCGTGGGCAGGGCCCGCCCGGCCGACACCCGGCTCATCGACACCGCGTACGCGGCCCTGGACGCGGGAATCGCCGCGGCCACCGTCGGCAACCGGATCGGTGACATCGCGCACGCCATCGGCACGGTCTGCCGCACCGCCGGCTACGGCATCCCCGAGGGGTTCGGCGGGCACGGCGTGGGCCGCGAGATGCACGAGGACCCGGGCGTGCCCAACGAAGGCCGGCCGGGGCGCGGCATGCCGCTGCGGCACGGGATGGTGCTGGCCATCGAGCCGATGCTGATCGCCGGCGGGGTGGACACCTACCGGGCGGACCTGGACGGCTGGACGCTGCGGTCGACCGACGGCAGCCGGGCCGCGCACGCCGAGCACACCGTGGCGATCACGGACGACGGCCCCCGCATTCTGACCGCCCTCTGA
- a CDS encoding helix-turn-helix domain-containing protein: MVRTPLTPEERLRGERLGLLLRQARAGRSMAAIAAHAGISAETLRKIETGRAPTPAFFTVAALAGALGLSMDELLVSCAAVPEVVPLAG; this comes from the coding sequence ATGGTACGAACCCCCCTGACCCCCGAAGAGCGCCTGCGCGGCGAACGGCTCGGCCTGCTGCTGCGGCAAGCGCGCGCCGGCCGCAGCATGGCCGCGATCGCCGCCCACGCCGGAATCTCGGCCGAGACCCTGCGGAAGATCGAGACCGGCCGCGCCCCCACCCCCGCGTTCTTCACCGTCGCCGCCCTGGCCGGCGCGCTCGGTCTCTCCATGGACGAGCTGCTGGTGAGCTGCGCCGCGGTGCCGGAGGTCGTGCCTCTGGCCGGATAG
- a CDS encoding PPOX class F420-dependent oxidoreductase has product MSLQDFARSEYVSLTTYRKDGTPVATPVWAAADGDELVVWTRTDSWKVKRLRNDSRVRVTVCDVRGRTEEGAVSAEGTGRLLDERGTAAVRRAIGRKYTWKYWLLDYPAMIVRLGKRPHTGIAITF; this is encoded by the coding sequence ATGAGCCTCCAGGACTTCGCCCGCAGCGAGTACGTCAGCCTCACCACGTACCGCAAGGACGGCACGCCGGTCGCCACCCCGGTCTGGGCGGCGGCCGACGGCGACGAACTGGTCGTCTGGACCAGGACCGACTCCTGGAAGGTCAAGCGGCTGCGCAACGACAGCCGGGTCCGGGTCACCGTCTGCGATGTGCGCGGCCGGACCGAGGAGGGCGCCGTGAGCGCCGAGGGGACCGGCAGGCTGCTCGACGAGCGCGGGACGGCCGCCGTGCGCCGCGCCATCGGCCGCAAGTACACCTGGAAGTACTGGCTGCTCGACTACCCGGCGATGATCGTCCGGCTCGGCAAGCGCCCGCACACCGGGATCGCCATCACCTTCTGA
- a CDS encoding nitrilase-related carbon-nitrogen hydrolase — MSHVVRAALVQATWTGDTESMIAKHEEHAREAARQGAQIIGFQEVFNAPYFCQVQEPEHYRWAEPVPDGPTVSRMRELARETGMVIVVPVFELEQSGFYYNTAAVIDADGSYLGKYRKHHIPQVKGFWEKYYFKPGNVGWPVFDTAVGKVGVYICYDRHFPEGWRQLGLNGAQLVYNPSATSRGLSGYLWQLEQPASAVANEYFIAAINRVGQEEYGDNDFYGTSYFVDPRGQFVGDVASDKEEELLVRDLDFGLIEEVRQQWAFYRDRRPDAYEGLVEP; from the coding sequence ATGTCCCACGTCGTACGCGCCGCCCTCGTCCAGGCGACCTGGACCGGCGACACCGAATCCATGATCGCGAAGCACGAGGAGCACGCCCGCGAGGCCGCCCGGCAAGGGGCGCAGATCATCGGCTTCCAGGAGGTGTTCAACGCCCCCTACTTCTGCCAGGTGCAGGAGCCGGAGCACTACCGCTGGGCCGAGCCGGTGCCGGACGGCCCGACCGTCAGCCGGATGCGGGAACTGGCCCGCGAGACCGGCATGGTGATCGTCGTCCCGGTCTTCGAGCTGGAGCAGTCCGGCTTCTACTACAACACCGCCGCCGTGATCGACGCGGACGGCTCGTACCTCGGCAAGTACCGCAAGCACCACATCCCGCAGGTCAAGGGATTCTGGGAGAAGTACTACTTCAAACCCGGCAACGTCGGCTGGCCGGTCTTCGACACCGCGGTGGGCAAGGTCGGCGTCTACATCTGCTACGACCGCCACTTCCCCGAGGGCTGGCGACAACTGGGCCTGAACGGAGCCCAGTTGGTGTACAACCCGTCGGCCACCTCGCGCGGTCTCTCCGGCTACCTCTGGCAGCTGGAACAGCCCGCGTCCGCCGTCGCCAACGAGTACTTCATCGCCGCGATCAACCGCGTCGGCCAGGAGGAGTACGGCGACAACGACTTCTACGGCACCAGCTACTTCGTGGACCCGCGCGGCCAGTTCGTCGGCGACGTCGCCAGCGACAAGGAGGAGGAACTCCTCGTGCGCGACCTGGACTTCGGGCTCATCGAAGAGGTGCGGCAGCAGTGGGCGTTCTACCGGGACCGCCGGCCCGACGCGTACGAGGGGCTGGTCGAGCCGTGA
- a CDS encoding aspartate aminotransferase family protein, producing MSSLHHRHLAVSPDWLALYYRHPLEITHGEGRYVWDADGNRYLDFFGGILTTMTAHALPEVTKAVSEQAGRIIHSSTLYLNRTMIELAERIASLSGIPDARVFFTTSGTEANDTALLLATTYRRSNQILAMRNSYHGRSFSAVSITGNNAWSPTSLSPLQTLYVHGGVRTRGPYAHLSDAEFTAACVADLEDLLGHTRTPAALIAEPIQGVGGFTSPPDGLYGAFREVLDRHGILWISDEVQTGWGRSGEHFWGWQAHAQNGPPDILTFAKGIGNGMSIGGVVARAEVMNCLDANSISTFGGSPVTMAAGLANLSYLLEHDLQGNARRVGGLLIERLRAVGAGSERVREVRGRGLMIGVELVKPGTDEADPEAAAAVLEAAREGGLLIGKGGGHNTSVLRIAPPLSLAIPEAEEGAEILADALRAAG from the coding sequence GTGAGCAGCCTCCACCACCGCCACCTCGCCGTCAGCCCCGACTGGCTGGCGCTCTACTACCGCCACCCGCTGGAGATCACCCACGGCGAGGGCCGTTACGTCTGGGACGCCGACGGCAACCGCTACCTCGACTTCTTCGGCGGCATCCTCACCACCATGACCGCCCACGCCCTGCCCGAGGTCACCAAGGCGGTCAGCGAGCAGGCCGGGCGGATCATCCACTCCTCCACGCTCTACCTGAACCGCACGATGATCGAGCTGGCCGAGCGCATCGCCTCGCTCTCCGGCATCCCCGACGCCCGGGTCTTCTTCACCACATCCGGCACCGAGGCCAACGACACGGCCCTGCTCCTGGCCACCACGTACCGCAGGTCGAACCAGATCCTCGCGATGCGCAACAGCTACCACGGCCGGTCCTTCTCCGCGGTCTCCATCACCGGCAACAACGCCTGGTCGCCCACCAGCCTCTCGCCCCTCCAGACGCTCTACGTGCACGGCGGCGTCCGCACCCGCGGCCCCTACGCGCACCTGAGCGACGCGGAGTTCACCGCCGCCTGCGTCGCGGACCTGGAGGACCTCCTCGGCCACACCCGGACCCCGGCCGCGCTGATCGCCGAACCCATCCAGGGCGTCGGCGGCTTCACCTCACCGCCCGACGGCCTGTACGGCGCGTTCCGCGAAGTCCTGGACCGGCACGGCATCCTGTGGATCTCCGACGAGGTGCAGACCGGCTGGGGGCGCTCCGGCGAACACTTCTGGGGCTGGCAGGCCCACGCGCAGAACGGGCCGCCCGACATCCTCACCTTCGCCAAGGGCATCGGCAACGGCATGTCCATCGGCGGGGTCGTCGCCCGTGCCGAGGTCATGAACTGCCTGGACGCCAACTCCATCTCGACGTTCGGCGGTTCCCCGGTCACCATGGCGGCCGGCCTCGCCAACCTCTCGTACCTCCTCGAACACGATCTCCAGGGCAACGCCCGCCGGGTCGGCGGCCTGCTCATCGAGCGGCTGCGCGCGGTCGGCGCGGGCTCGGAGCGGGTACGGGAGGTGCGCGGCCGGGGCCTCATGATCGGCGTCGAACTGGTGAAGCCCGGCACCGACGAGGCCGACCCCGAGGCGGCCGCCGCGGTCCTGGAGGCGGCCCGCGAAGGCGGCCTGCTCATCGGCAAGGGAGGCGGTCACAACACCAGCGTGCTGCGTATCGCACCGCCCCTCTCGCTCGCGATCCCGGAGGCCGAGGAGGGCGCGGAGATCCTCGCCGACGCGCTGCGCGCGGCGGGCTGA
- the hydA gene encoding dihydropyrimidinase, with protein sequence MSRTVIRGGLVVTASDEMHADVLVDGGRVAALAAHGTDEAAGWSAERSIDATGKYVIPGGVDAHTHMEMPFGGTYAADTFETGTRAAAWGGTTTIVDFAIQSVGRSLREGLDAWYAKADGNCAIDYAFHMILADVNESSLKEMDLLVAEGITSFKLFMAYPGVFYSDDGQILRAMQRAESNGGLIMMHAENGIAIDVLVEQALAAGRTDPRHHGDVRKVALEAEATHRAIQLARVAGSPLYVVHVSADEAVAEIAAARHKGLPVFGETCPQYLFLSTDNLAEPDFEGAKYVCSTPLRPREHQEALWRGLRNNELQVVSTDHCPFCFSGQKEMGRGDFSKIPNGMPGVENRMDLLHQAVVDGHISRRRWIEIACASPARMFGLYPKKGTIAPGADADIVVYDPAAEQTVSAATHHMNVDYSAYEGKRLTGQVETVLSRGEVVIDRRTYTGRAGHGSYTPRATCQYLD encoded by the coding sequence ATGAGCCGTACCGTCATCCGCGGTGGCCTGGTCGTCACCGCGTCGGACGAGATGCACGCGGACGTACTCGTCGACGGCGGCCGCGTCGCCGCGCTCGCCGCCCACGGCACCGACGAGGCGGCCGGCTGGAGCGCCGAGCGGAGCATCGACGCCACCGGCAAGTACGTCATCCCGGGCGGCGTCGACGCGCACACCCACATGGAGATGCCGTTCGGCGGCACCTACGCCGCCGACACCTTCGAGACCGGCACCCGCGCCGCGGCCTGGGGCGGCACCACCACCATCGTGGACTTCGCCATCCAGTCGGTCGGCCGCTCACTGCGCGAGGGCCTCGACGCCTGGTACGCCAAGGCGGACGGCAACTGCGCCATCGACTACGCGTTCCACATGATCCTCGCCGACGTGAACGAGTCCTCGCTCAAGGAGATGGACCTCCTGGTGGCGGAGGGCATCACGTCCTTCAAGCTGTTCATGGCCTACCCGGGCGTCTTCTACAGCGACGACGGACAGATCCTGCGCGCCATGCAGCGGGCCGAGTCCAACGGCGGCCTGATCATGATGCACGCGGAGAACGGCATCGCCATCGACGTCCTGGTCGAGCAGGCGCTCGCCGCGGGCCGCACCGACCCCCGCCACCACGGGGACGTACGGAAGGTGGCGCTGGAGGCCGAGGCCACGCACCGGGCGATCCAGCTCGCCCGCGTCGCCGGATCGCCCTTGTACGTCGTGCACGTCTCCGCGGACGAGGCCGTCGCCGAGATCGCCGCCGCCCGCCACAAGGGGCTGCCCGTCTTCGGCGAGACCTGCCCGCAGTACCTCTTCCTGTCCACCGACAACCTCGCCGAGCCGGACTTCGAGGGCGCCAAATACGTCTGCTCCACCCCGCTGCGGCCCAGGGAGCACCAGGAAGCCCTCTGGCGCGGGCTGCGCAACAACGAACTCCAGGTCGTCTCGACCGACCACTGCCCCTTCTGCTTCTCCGGCCAGAAGGAGATGGGGCGCGGCGACTTCTCGAAGATCCCCAACGGCATGCCGGGCGTCGAGAACCGCATGGACCTCCTGCACCAGGCCGTCGTCGACGGCCACATCTCGCGCCGCCGCTGGATCGAGATCGCCTGCGCGTCCCCGGCCCGGATGTTCGGCCTCTACCCGAAGAAGGGCACCATCGCGCCCGGCGCGGACGCCGACATCGTCGTCTACGACCCGGCGGCCGAACAGACCGTGTCGGCCGCCACCCACCACATGAACGTCGACTACTCGGCGTACGAGGGCAAGCGGCTCACCGGCCAGGTGGAGACGGTCCTCTCGCGCGGTGAGGTCGTCATCGACCGCCGCACCTACACCGGCCGCGCCGGTCACGGCAGCTACACGCCCCGCGCCACCTGTCAGTACCTGGACTAG
- a CDS encoding TIGR03842 family LLM class F420-dependent oxidoreductase produces MDFGLVLQTDPPASAVVGLMRRAERNGFRYGWTFDSAVLWQEPFVIYSSILEHTDHLVVGPMVTNPGTRTWEVTASTFATLNDMYGNRTVCGIGRGDSAMRVAGRRPNTLARLGEAIDVIRDLAEGREAAVDGQPVRLPWVKDGRLPVWMAAYGPKALALAGQKADGFILQLADPYLTEWMIKAVRDAAAGAGRDPDAVTICVAAPAYVTADDSPDALAHARDQCRWFGGMVGNHVADLVSRYGEHSGLVPDELTAYIKGRQGYDYSHHGRAGNPSTDFVPDAIVDRFCLLGPAEAQIEKLKHLKGLGVDQFAVYNMHDAREATIDAYGSTVIPALTD; encoded by the coding sequence ATGGACTTCGGACTCGTCCTCCAGACGGACCCGCCCGCATCGGCCGTCGTCGGCCTGATGCGCCGCGCCGAACGCAACGGGTTCCGCTACGGCTGGACCTTCGACTCGGCGGTGCTCTGGCAGGAGCCCTTCGTCATCTACAGCAGCATCCTCGAACACACCGACCACCTCGTCGTCGGCCCCATGGTCACCAACCCCGGCACCCGCACCTGGGAGGTCACCGCCTCCACCTTCGCCACGCTCAACGACATGTACGGCAACCGGACCGTGTGCGGGATCGGCCGGGGCGACTCGGCGATGCGCGTCGCCGGGCGCCGCCCCAACACCCTGGCCAGGCTCGGTGAGGCCATCGACGTCATCCGCGACCTCGCCGAGGGCCGCGAGGCGGCCGTCGACGGGCAGCCGGTCCGGCTCCCCTGGGTCAAGGACGGCCGGCTCCCGGTCTGGATGGCCGCGTACGGTCCCAAGGCGCTCGCGCTCGCCGGGCAGAAGGCCGACGGCTTCATCCTCCAGCTCGCCGACCCGTACCTCACCGAGTGGATGATCAAGGCGGTACGGGACGCGGCGGCCGGGGCCGGACGCGATCCGGACGCCGTGACGATCTGCGTCGCCGCCCCCGCCTACGTCACCGCCGACGACTCGCCGGACGCCCTCGCCCACGCCCGCGACCAGTGCCGCTGGTTCGGCGGGATGGTCGGCAACCACGTCGCCGACCTCGTCTCCCGGTACGGCGAGCACTCCGGCCTCGTCCCCGACGAGCTGACCGCGTACATCAAGGGCCGGCAGGGCTACGACTACAGCCACCACGGCCGTGCCGGGAACCCGTCCACCGACTTCGTCCCCGACGCGATCGTGGACCGCTTCTGCCTGCTCGGCCCGGCCGAGGCCCAGATCGAGAAGCTGAAGCACCTCAAGGGGCTGGGCGTCGACCAGTTCGCCGTCTACAACATGCACGACGCCCGCGAGGCGACCATCGACGCCTACGGCTCCACCGTCATCCCCGCCCTCACCGACTGA
- a CDS encoding NCS1 family nucleobase:cation symporter-1, with product MTSTAPPPPSQDPISAAPPDRVELGPGAAPDDNRFVNQDLLPVPLERRDWTTYNFAALWVGMAHNIPSWLLASGLVALGMDWKQAVFTIALANLIVLGPMLLTGHAGPKYGIPFPVLARASFGLRGANLPALIRAAVACAWFGIQTWIGGVGIFTLLGKVFGGWAEASEVGGQPWTLWLCFVLFWALELAIIYRGMNALRRFENWAAPFVIVGALVLLIWVAVKAGGFGPLLDQPSRLGWGKDFWPVFFPSLMGMIAFWATLSLNIPDFTRFGAGQRAQIRGQSLGLPTTMTLFALLSVLVTSGSQAVYGEAIWDPVELVAHTDNVFGLLYALVTVLVATISVNIAANVVSPAYDLANLAPKFVNFRTGALITGVVGVVIMPWKLTETPELYIFTWLGLVGGLLGTVAGILIADYWIVRRTVLDLADLYRPGGRYWYAGGWNWRAVTAFAVGGVLAIGGSHSEPGKGPFPADGLIPFLKPLADYGWAVGLVSSLVLYVLLMGRQGVTPGRRSGSAGR from the coding sequence ATGACATCGACCGCCCCGCCACCCCCGTCCCAGGACCCGATATCCGCCGCCCCGCCCGACCGCGTCGAACTCGGCCCCGGCGCCGCCCCGGACGACAACCGCTTCGTCAACCAGGACCTGCTGCCCGTCCCCCTGGAGCGGCGCGACTGGACCACGTACAACTTCGCCGCCCTCTGGGTCGGCATGGCCCACAACATTCCCTCCTGGCTGCTCGCCTCCGGTCTCGTCGCCCTCGGCATGGACTGGAAGCAGGCCGTCTTCACCATCGCGCTCGCCAACCTGATCGTGCTCGGGCCGATGCTGCTCACCGGGCACGCCGGGCCCAAGTACGGCATCCCCTTCCCGGTGCTGGCACGGGCGTCGTTCGGGCTGCGCGGCGCCAACCTGCCCGCCCTGATCCGGGCCGCGGTGGCGTGTGCCTGGTTCGGCATCCAGACCTGGATCGGCGGGGTCGGCATCTTCACCCTGCTGGGCAAGGTGTTCGGCGGCTGGGCCGAGGCGTCCGAGGTCGGCGGGCAGCCCTGGACGCTGTGGCTGTGCTTCGTCCTGTTCTGGGCGCTCGAACTCGCCATCATCTACCGGGGGATGAACGCCCTGCGGCGGTTCGAGAACTGGGCGGCGCCCTTCGTCATCGTCGGCGCCCTGGTGCTGCTGATCTGGGTCGCCGTCAAGGCCGGCGGCTTCGGGCCGCTGCTCGACCAGCCCTCCAGGCTCGGCTGGGGCAAGGACTTCTGGCCGGTCTTCTTCCCCTCCCTGATGGGGATGATCGCCTTCTGGGCGACGCTCTCCCTGAACATCCCCGACTTCACCCGCTTCGGCGCGGGCCAACGGGCCCAGATCCGCGGCCAGTCGCTCGGCCTGCCCACCACCATGACCCTCTTCGCGCTGCTCTCGGTGCTCGTCACCTCCGGCTCGCAGGCCGTCTACGGCGAGGCGATCTGGGACCCGGTCGAGCTGGTCGCCCACACCGACAACGTCTTCGGGCTCCTCTACGCCCTGGTGACGGTGCTCGTCGCGACCATCTCCGTGAACATCGCGGCGAACGTGGTCTCACCCGCGTACGACCTGGCGAACCTCGCGCCGAAGTTCGTCAACTTCCGTACGGGCGCGCTGATCACCGGGGTCGTCGGCGTCGTGATCATGCCGTGGAAGCTGACCGAGACACCCGAGCTGTACATCTTCACCTGGCTCGGCCTGGTCGGCGGACTGCTCGGTACGGTCGCGGGCATCCTGATCGCCGACTACTGGATCGTGCGGCGCACCGTGCTCGACCTCGCCGACCTGTACCGGCCGGGCGGCCGCTACTGGTACGCGGGCGGCTGGAACTGGCGGGCCGTCACCGCCTTCGCCGTCGGCGGGGTACTGGCGATCGGCGGTTCGCACTCGGAGCCGGGGAAGGGGCCGTTCCCTGCGGACGGCCTGATCCCGTTCCTGAAGCCCCTCGCCGACTACGGCTGGGCGGTCGGGCTTGTCTCCTCGCTGGTGCTGTACGTGCTCCTCATGGGGCGCCAAGGCGTCACACCGGGGAGGAGGAGCGGCTCAGCAGGGCGCTGA